The Geobacter sp. AOG2 genome includes a window with the following:
- a CDS encoding putative quinol monooxygenase, with product MSRLTVVARLLARKESADAVKAELLKLVAPTRSEDGCIEYRLHQDNDDPALFFFYENWENGACLGEHKKTDHYRSCFSALEGMILDKSVNLLTMIEP from the coding sequence ATGTCGAGATTAACCGTTGTTGCCAGGCTGCTGGCTAGGAAAGAGTCGGCTGACGCCGTCAAGGCCGAGCTCCTTAAGCTGGTTGCTCCGACCAGAAGCGAAGACGGGTGCATCGAGTATCGGTTGCATCAGGATAATGACGATCCGGCGCTGTTTTTCTTTTACGAAAATTGGGAGAACGGGGCCTGTCTGGGAGAACATAAGAAGACGGATCATTACAGGAGCTGTTTCAGCGCCCTGGAGGGCATGATCCTGGATAAGTCCGTAAATCTGTTGACCATGATTGAACCGTGA
- a CDS encoding bifunctional alpha/beta hydrolase/OsmC family protein, producing MNTKRITFPNSRGERLAARLELPEDEPPLAYALFAHCFTCSKDLTAAVYIARALSSWRIAVLRFDFTGLGESEGEFAATTFSSEVSDLVAAARFLEREYEAPRLLVGHSLGGTAVLAAAAEIPSAKAVVTIAAPFRPGHVRDLLEDSAERIEQTGQAAVTIAGREFTIRKSLLDDLEAQRPEETLRRLDAALLVMHSPRDQVVGIDNATDIYRLASHPKSFISLDPADHLLSDSRDSRYAGGIIAAWAGRYLALPETPAPSRIPPEVIDSRVTAHTGAEGFRTDLFANGFPLVADEPVADGGGNEGPSPYDYLLAALGACTGMTLQVYARSKGWPLEDVVVRLSHHKDHAEDCRDCDEHDRRMDVFEREVELSGELDEVQRQRLLEVAGRCPVHRTLTAGVRVVTTLKSE from the coding sequence ATGAACACCAAGCGGATCACCTTCCCCAATAGCCGGGGGGAACGACTCGCCGCCCGGCTGGAACTCCCCGAAGACGAACCTCCCCTGGCCTACGCCCTGTTTGCCCACTGTTTCACCTGCTCCAAGGACCTCACAGCCGCGGTGTACATCGCCCGCGCCCTGAGTAGCTGGCGCATCGCCGTGTTGCGCTTCGACTTCACCGGTCTGGGTGAGAGCGAGGGGGAGTTTGCCGCAACGACCTTCTCATCCGAAGTGAGTGACCTGGTGGCGGCGGCCCGTTTTCTGGAACGTGAGTACGAGGCCCCACGGCTGCTTGTCGGCCACTCCCTGGGGGGAACGGCCGTGCTGGCGGCGGCCGCGGAGATCCCGTCGGCAAAAGCCGTGGTCACCATTGCCGCCCCGTTCCGGCCTGGCCATGTGCGGGACCTGCTGGAGGACTCGGCAGAGCGGATCGAGCAGACCGGCCAGGCCGCCGTCACCATTGCGGGCCGCGAGTTCACCATTCGCAAGAGCCTGCTGGATGACCTGGAGGCCCAGCGGCCCGAAGAAACGCTGCGTCGGCTTGATGCGGCGCTGCTGGTGATGCACTCACCCCGCGACCAGGTGGTCGGGATCGACAACGCTACCGACATCTACCGGCTTGCTTCCCACCCCAAGAGCTTCATCTCTCTCGACCCGGCCGATCATCTGCTGTCCGATAGCCGGGACTCACGCTATGCCGGCGGTATCATCGCCGCTTGGGCCGGCCGCTATCTGGCGTTGCCCGAGACGCCGGCCCCCTCCCGCATCCCGCCGGAGGTAATCGACAGCCGGGTGACGGCCCACACCGGGGCGGAGGGCTTTCGCACCGACCTGTTCGCCAACGGTTTTCCGCTGGTGGCCGACGAACCGGTGGCGGACGGCGGCGGCAACGAAGGGCCTTCGCCATACGACTATCTGCTGGCCGCCCTCGGCGCCTGCACCGGCATGACGCTCCAGGTGTACGCCCGGAGCAAGGGTTGGCCGCTGGAAGATGTGGTGGTGCGGCTCTCCCATCACAAGGACCATGCCGAAGACTGCCGCGACTGCGATGAACATGACCGCAGGATGGATGTCTTCGAACGGGAAGTGGAACTGAGCGGGGAGTTGGACGAGGTGCAGCGGCAGCGCCTCCTGGAGGTCGCCGGGCGGTGCCCGGTGCACCGTACCTTGACGGCAGGAGTCAGGGTTGTGACCACCCTGAAGTCGGAGTGA
- a CDS encoding heme-binding protein, whose amino-acid sequence MITIVAGIMMIILLIWIIGGYVPTMNIHTPAHTVREKRAGYEIREYEPYVIAETLQKRSGDEASPGGFNELFRYISGNNVTRSRLDMSAPVLRSADRSGRKIPMSAPVLKDGAGGTGTIAFVMPPGKRPDELPLPKSAAVHLREIPARTVAAVSFTGYATDAVLGKYTAELLAALKRDGIVTRSAPLIALYNPPWTPPFMRRNEVLVEIVLP is encoded by the coding sequence GTGATCACTATCGTTGCCGGCATAATGATGATCATTCTTTTGATCTGGATAATCGGCGGGTATGTGCCGACCATGAATATTCATACACCGGCCCATACGGTCAGGGAAAAGAGGGCAGGGTACGAAATCAGGGAGTACGAACCCTACGTCATTGCTGAGACGTTGCAGAAGCGGAGCGGGGACGAAGCGTCGCCCGGCGGTTTCAACGAACTGTTCCGCTATATTTCCGGCAACAATGTAACCCGGTCCCGGCTTGACATGTCCGCCCCCGTGCTTCGGTCGGCTGACCGGAGCGGCCGGAAGATTCCCATGTCGGCCCCGGTCCTGAAAGACGGGGCGGGTGGGACCGGCACGATTGCGTTTGTCATGCCTCCCGGCAAAAGGCCCGATGAGCTTCCCCTGCCAAAGAGCGCGGCGGTGCACCTGAGGGAAATTCCTGCCAGAACGGTAGCCGCGGTTTCATTTACAGGGTATGCCACGGATGCCGTTCTCGGGAAATATACCGCTGAACTGCTGGCGGCCCTGAAGCGTGACGGCATAGTGACGAGGTCCGCTCCGCTGATCGCGCTGTACAATCCTCCCTGGACTCCGCCCTTTATGAGGAGAAATGAGGTGCTGGTCGAGATTGTCTTGCCGTGA
- a CDS encoding transcription elongation factor GreAB, which yields MTKEQIIREIIAPLSNDLAVLSIAARTAHEAATHEECLPDNKYDTTALEASYIAQGQANRAQEIRIALEGYRTLTLLGFDDDTPIRLTALVTLESPQGEVRRLFLGPQAGGMKIADHDGEVVVITPRSPLGRSLLGLKTGDEVQVGEAAAALSYTVAGVS from the coding sequence ATGACGAAGGAACAGATAATTCGAGAGATAATCGCACCGCTTTCCAACGATCTCGCGGTACTCTCCATTGCGGCTCGGACGGCCCACGAGGCCGCCACCCACGAGGAGTGTCTCCCCGACAACAAGTACGATACCACCGCCCTTGAGGCCTCTTATATCGCACAGGGACAGGCCAATCGCGCCCAGGAGATCAGGATCGCCCTGGAGGGCTACCGTACCCTGACGCTGCTTGGCTTTGACGACGACACACCGATCCGGTTGACGGCCCTGGTTACCCTTGAAAGCCCGCAGGGTGAGGTTCGGAGGCTTTTCCTCGGTCCCCAGGCCGGGGGTATGAAGATTGCCGATCATGACGGGGAGGTTGTGGTCATTACCCCCCGTTCCCCCCTGGGGCGCTCCTTGTTGGGGCTGAAAACCGGTGATGAGGTGCAGGTGGGCGAGGCTGCCGCAGCCCTGTCCTACACCGTGGCCGGAGTTAGTTGA
- a CDS encoding NAD(P)-dependent oxidoreductase has protein sequence MIQYGFLGLGIMGNAMAANLVRAGLQVMVWNRDPAKCAPLVALGARQGGSPRDVAAACDITFAMLADPAAAREVCFGPAGVLEGIAAGRGYIDMSTVDDVTASAIAGAVAERGGRFLEAPVSGTKKPAEDGTLVILAAGDRGLYDEAAPALDKMGKKRFYLGSVGQGARMKLVINAIMGGMMTALCEGVALGRKGGLDGADILEALDAGALANPLFRGKGPMLLQGEFPTSFPLKHMQKDLRLAVALGDELGQPLHSIAAVNEIFKQARAAGHGDADVAAVFQVIKQ, from the coding sequence ATGATTCAGTACGGTTTTCTCGGTCTCGGTATCATGGGCAATGCCATGGCGGCCAATCTGGTGCGGGCTGGTCTTCAGGTTATGGTCTGGAACCGCGATCCGGCCAAATGCGCCCCCCTGGTGGCCCTGGGCGCACGCCAGGGAGGAAGTCCCCGTGACGTGGCCGCCGCCTGCGACATCACTTTTGCCATGCTCGCCGACCCCGCCGCAGCCAGGGAGGTCTGCTTCGGTCCGGCGGGGGTGTTGGAGGGGATCGCCGCCGGACGCGGCTATATCGACATGTCCACCGTGGACGACGTGACCGCCTCTGCCATCGCCGGGGCGGTGGCAGAGCGCGGGGGGCGTTTCCTTGAAGCCCCGGTTTCCGGTACCAAGAAGCCGGCCGAGGATGGGACCCTGGTCATACTTGCCGCAGGGGATCGGGGACTTTACGACGAGGCAGCCCCGGCACTGGACAAGATGGGGAAGAAGCGTTTTTATCTGGGCTCAGTCGGCCAGGGGGCGCGCATGAAGCTCGTTATAAACGCGATCATGGGGGGGATGATGACTGCCCTCTGCGAGGGGGTGGCTCTCGGTCGTAAAGGGGGGCTCGATGGTGCTGACATTCTGGAAGCGCTTGATGCCGGGGCGCTTGCCAACCCGCTCTTCAGAGGCAAGGGACCCATGCTGTTGCAGGGGGAATTTCCCACCAGTTTCCCGCTGAAACACATGCAGAAGGACCTGCGTCTCGCCGTGGCCCTTGGGGACGAACTGGGCCAGCCGCTCCACAGCATCGCCGCGGTCAACGAGATATTCAAGCAGGCACGCGCCGCCGGGCACGGCGATGCAGATGTGGCTGCGGTCTTTCAGGTCATCAAGCAGTAA
- a CDS encoding YchJ family protein, with translation MNICPCGSGVAYSDCCEPVITRARPAETAEQLMRARYSAYVGVQMDFVFESTHPDYRQGYDHAGTEEWAKSSEWLGLEIVATDKGGREDSVGEVEFVARFKEKGVVREHHECGQFKRKSGTWYFTEGTMVKPKPLTVTKIGRNEPCTCGSGLKYKKCCGK, from the coding sequence ATGAACATCTGTCCCTGCGGAAGCGGCGTTGCCTATTCCGATTGTTGCGAACCGGTCATCACCAGAGCGAGACCCGCCGAAACGGCGGAACAACTTATGAGAGCGCGGTATTCGGCCTATGTCGGGGTGCAGATGGATTTCGTCTTTGAGAGTACCCATCCCGATTATCGCCAGGGCTACGACCATGCCGGAACCGAGGAATGGGCAAAGAGTTCCGAATGGTTGGGGCTTGAGATCGTCGCCACCGACAAGGGTGGCCGGGAAGACAGTGTCGGCGAGGTGGAGTTCGTGGCCCGCTTCAAAGAGAAGGGCGTTGTCCGCGAACATCACGAGTGCGGCCAGTTCAAACGCAAAAGCGGAACGTGGTACTTTACCGAAGGAACCATGGTGAAGCCGAAACCGCTCACCGTCACCAAAATCGGCCGCAACGAACCCTGCACCTGCGGCAGCGGCCTCAAGTACAAAAAATGTTGCGGCAAATGA
- a CDS encoding PaaI family thioesterase gives MTKATAKKVCVALCPPVDLGGEAGWTPFDAPSLVGESLRFVSGEPDGNRFRVSYYRDQEQQLKARIWFGPETEGPPGHAHGGSMAAVFDEVLGLAAWAAGYSIVVGNLNVSFRSLLPLQQVVTVESRVISAEGRKVKVHGRICSGETVYAEGECLCITIVKK, from the coding sequence GTGACAAAAGCAACTGCCAAGAAAGTATGCGTGGCCCTCTGTCCACCGGTCGACCTGGGTGGCGAAGCCGGCTGGACCCCTTTTGACGCCCCTTCACTGGTCGGGGAATCGCTGCGTTTCGTTTCCGGCGAACCGGACGGCAACCGCTTCAGGGTCAGCTATTACCGCGACCAGGAACAGCAATTGAAGGCGCGTATCTGGTTCGGTCCCGAGACTGAGGGCCCCCCGGGGCATGCCCACGGCGGCTCCATGGCCGCGGTGTTCGACGAGGTGCTGGGCTTGGCCGCCTGGGCTGCGGGATATTCGATCGTGGTGGGCAACCTGAACGTCAGTTTTCGCAGCCTGTTGCCATTGCAACAGGTTGTCACGGTCGAGAGCAGGGTCATCTCCGCCGAAGGTCGCAAGGTCAAGGTGCATGGCCGCATCTGTAGCGGAGAAACAGTCTATGCCGAAGGGGAATGCCTCTGCATCACCATCGTGAAAAAATAA
- a CDS encoding antibiotic biosynthesis monooxygenase has protein sequence MNSSDIGATVVITHRVREGKHLDYESWLDEIGPLCRSSKGNLDWHIIRPIPGLTSTNTVIIRFDTKANLQSWMESPIRSRLIEKVKPLLVSGDDFFIRSGLDFWFVPEGAKARVPARWRQYLVTWSAIYPLVLGVPLIVTPALRLLGVPDNHALTTLAVTGTVVFLMIYVVMPRYTKLVRRWLFA, from the coding sequence ATGAACTCCAGTGATATCGGGGCAACAGTTGTTATCACCCACAGAGTGCGTGAAGGCAAGCATCTGGATTACGAAAGCTGGCTGGACGAAATCGGGCCACTGTGCAGGTCCTCGAAGGGAAACCTGGATTGGCATATCATCCGCCCGATCCCTGGTCTTACCTCGACCAATACGGTTATTATCCGATTCGACACAAAAGCGAACCTCCAGTCGTGGATGGAGTCGCCAATTCGTAGCCGTCTGATTGAAAAGGTCAAGCCGTTACTTGTTAGCGGCGACGACTTTTTCATTCGTAGCGGATTGGATTTCTGGTTTGTTCCTGAGGGAGCCAAAGCAAGGGTGCCCGCACGCTGGAGGCAATATTTGGTGACGTGGTCCGCTATCTACCCGTTAGTGCTTGGCGTACCGCTAATTGTTACGCCGGCACTTCGGTTGCTCGGAGTTCCGGATAACCATGCGCTCACCACACTTGCGGTCACCGGAACGGTCGTATTTCTCATGATCTATGTTGTCATGCCGCGATATACGAAACTCGTCCGGCGATGGCTGTTTGCCTGA
- a CDS encoding helix-turn-helix domain-containing protein — MENNQEKENLTVYRDKSYKCGIDATLAVVGGKWKASILWHLSQRTMRFSDLQRQFSGTTRKMLTQQLRELETDHLVHREVYPQVPPKVEYSLTAKGTTIIPILDQMCAWAREHL; from the coding sequence ATGGAAAATAATCAGGAGAAAGAGAATCTGACGGTGTACCGGGACAAGTCATACAAATGCGGTATAGATGCCACCCTGGCCGTGGTCGGCGGCAAATGGAAGGCCTCCATACTCTGGCACCTGTCGCAACGGACCATGCGCTTTTCCGATTTGCAGCGGCAATTCTCCGGTACCACGAGAAAGATGCTCACCCAGCAGTTGCGGGAGTTGGAGACCGACCACCTCGTGCACCGGGAGGTATACCCCCAGGTGCCCCCCAAAGTGGAGTACTCCCTCACCGCAAAAGGCACGACCATTATTCCCATCCTCGATCAGATGTGCGCTTGGGCCAGGGAGCATTTGTAG
- a CDS encoding DUF1456 family protein, producing the protein MTNNDLLRSLRYALKLDGETIAELCALGGHEIKPIDVLKLLKKEEETGFAVCADTVMGAFLDGLIVSRRGAQEPKPGVVKAPEAALNNNLILRKLRIALELNEEGMLAVLAKAGVQLSKSELSAMFRAKGHRNYKPCGDQFLRNFIRGLTLGGGKT; encoded by the coding sequence ATGACTAATAACGATCTCCTCCGCAGCCTCCGCTATGCCTTGAAGTTGGATGGCGAAACCATCGCCGAGTTGTGCGCGTTGGGCGGGCATGAAATTAAACCGATAGACGTGTTGAAACTCCTGAAAAAGGAAGAGGAAACCGGCTTTGCGGTTTGTGCCGACACGGTGATGGGGGCCTTTCTTGACGGCCTGATCGTTTCCCGGCGCGGTGCGCAGGAGCCGAAACCCGGGGTAGTCAAGGCACCGGAGGCGGCGTTGAACAATAATCTCATTCTGCGGAAGCTCAGGATCGCGTTGGAGTTGAACGAGGAGGGGATGCTCGCGGTCCTGGCAAAGGCCGGGGTCCAACTTTCAAAATCCGAATTGTCCGCCATGTTTCGGGCAAAGGGGCACAGGAACTACAAGCCCTGCGGCGACCAATTTCTCCGCAATTTCATCCGTGGCTTGACGCTTGGCGGGGGGAAAACGTAG
- a CDS encoding cold-shock protein, with the protein MVNGTVKWFNDSKGFGFIEQENGEDVFCHFSAIEGNGFKSLAEGDSVTFEITKGPKGLQAANVQRA; encoded by the coding sequence ATGGTAAACGGAACTGTAAAATGGTTTAATGACAGCAAGGGGTTTGGTTTTATTGAGCAGGAAAATGGAGAAGATGTTTTTTGTCATTTTTCCGCAATCGAAGGCAACGGTTTCAAATCCCTTGCTGAAGGCGATAGCGTAACGTTTGAAATCACCAAGGGTCCGAAAGGGCTTCAGGCCGCGAACGTACAGAGAGCCTAA
- a CDS encoding YaeQ family protein, giving the protein MALPSKVYKAFIQLSDIGRGVYETLQATVAQHPSETEERLVARLLAYAIFHEPELAFTKGLSATDEPDLWVKRADDRVRLWVEVGLPEPDRIIKAGRHSERVALLACGRQLAAWDQQQLPKLEKLTNLTVISIDPAIIAKLAAQLERTIAWSVTITEGTIYLTVGEETLESAIQMKAGSP; this is encoded by the coding sequence ATGGCGCTGCCGTCCAAGGTTTATAAAGCATTCATCCAGCTTTCCGATATCGGCCGCGGCGTTTATGAAACCTTGCAGGCAACGGTCGCCCAACATCCATCGGAAACCGAGGAGCGCCTTGTGGCCCGTTTGCTGGCCTACGCGATCTTCCATGAACCGGAGTTGGCGTTCACCAAGGGTCTTAGCGCTACGGACGAACCGGACCTGTGGGTGAAACGGGCCGATGATCGGGTTCGGCTCTGGGTTGAGGTCGGTCTGCCGGAACCGGACCGTATCATCAAAGCGGGTCGCCATTCGGAACGGGTCGCCCTCTTGGCCTGCGGCAGGCAACTTGCCGCGTGGGACCAGCAGCAGTTGCCCAAGCTGGAGAAACTTACCAATCTCACCGTTATCAGCATCGATCCCGCTATCATTGCCAAACTGGCAGCGCAGTTGGAGCGGACCATCGCCTGGTCGGTCACCATCACCGAAGGTACCATTTATCTAACAGTCGGCGAGGAAACGCTAGAGAGCGCCATCCAGATGAAGGCCGGCAGTCCCTGA
- a CDS encoding flavodoxin family protein, translating into MKVVAINGSPKKEGNTYHAISLVAAELEKEGIETEIIHIGNKVIQGCIACGQCAKNRNERCVLPGDELNDTLQKMKLADGIILGTPVHYAAIGGTMKSFLDRAFYVAGSSGGMLRHKVGAAVVAVRRSGGLPTFDQLNNFLHYAEMLVPSSNYWNVIHGARPGEAARDEEGQQIMRMLGKNMAWLMKLVEHGKGVVPEPEGEPKTFMNFIR; encoded by the coding sequence ATGAAAGTGGTCGCCATTAACGGCAGTCCAAAAAAGGAAGGCAACACCTATCATGCCATCAGTTTGGTCGCCGCCGAGCTTGAAAAAGAGGGCATAGAAACCGAAATCATCCACATTGGCAACAAGGTGATTCAAGGCTGCATCGCCTGTGGGCAGTGTGCCAAAAACAGGAACGAGCGGTGCGTCCTGCCTGGCGACGAGCTCAACGACACCCTCCAGAAGATGAAACTTGCGGATGGGATCATCCTGGGGACACCCGTCCATTACGCCGCCATCGGAGGCACCATGAAATCGTTCCTGGACCGGGCCTTTTACGTTGCCGGCTCCAGCGGCGGGATGCTGCGGCACAAGGTCGGCGCGGCGGTGGTTGCAGTGCGCCGTTCCGGCGGTTTGCCCACATTCGATCAACTGAACAATTTTCTGCACTATGCCGAAATGCTGGTACCGAGTTCCAACTACTGGAACGTTATCCACGGCGCCCGGCCGGGAGAGGCGGCACGGGATGAAGAGGGGCAGCAGATCATGCGCATGCTGGGTAAAAATATGGCATGGCTGATGAAATTGGTCGAACACGGCAAAGGAGTGGTTCCGGAGCCAGAGGGAGAACCCAAAACCTTCATGAATTTTATCAGGTAA
- a CDS encoding DUF3553 domain-containing protein: MVIKVGNIVSHTGALEWGAGKVMEITASSAMIQFSDGKNRKIAVSHFTTLQPAAPDSFLPPPEGPVVMKAARVARAPKAAKKKTVSS, from the coding sequence ATGGTAATCAAGGTCGGCAACATTGTAAGCCACACAGGCGCGCTTGAGTGGGGTGCAGGCAAAGTTATGGAAATAACGGCCTCCTCGGCGATGATTCAGTTCAGCGATGGTAAAAACAGAAAAATTGCCGTGTCCCACTTCACCACTCTGCAACCGGCCGCTCCGGACTCTTTTTTACCTCCACCCGAAGGACCTGTTGTGATGAAGGCCGCCCGAGTCGCTAGGGCTCCCAAGGCGGCCAAAAAGAAAACGGTAAGCAGTTAG
- a CDS encoding ADP-ribosylglycohydrolase family protein, which translates to MSDTTIQDRGAGAIMGAFIGDALGLGPHWYYDLDELRRDYGEWIRSYTDPRPGRYHEGHKAGQLSQAGFILRLLVTSLVERGGYDEADFCRRMDEELLPLLDGTPISGPGGYTSQSIRELWRRRVEQKLPWGQTGGHADTTEAIERTLALAVRYALDPARLAGAITGNAVLTQADDTVVSMTVAYGAVLGQLVQGHALDARLSGRLMKLVHSGALPFHAVTGDNLQPPRPGDPDPPRIGRFASPDALLTPSYMAAAAVDPDIRIEPAWKVSIVYGMPCAIYHQLPAAYYLAARFRDDFESALLHAVNGGGQNQARAILTGALVGALVGLSRIPQRFLDGLEGSAALCRLAAELAASIDKT; encoded by the coding sequence ATGTCAGACACAACCATTCAGGACCGCGGGGCCGGAGCCATCATGGGCGCCTTTATCGGTGACGCCTTGGGACTCGGGCCGCACTGGTATTACGACCTTGATGAATTGCGCCGCGATTATGGTGAATGGATCCGCAGCTATACCGACCCTCGGCCCGGCCGTTACCACGAGGGACACAAGGCGGGCCAACTCTCTCAGGCGGGCTTCATTCTCAGGCTGCTGGTTACGTCACTGGTGGAGCGGGGAGGGTACGACGAGGCCGACTTTTGCCGCCGTATGGACGAGGAGTTGCTGCCGCTCCTGGATGGCACCCCCATCAGCGGGCCGGGCGGCTATACCAGCCAATCGATCCGCGAGCTATGGCGGCGGCGCGTGGAACAGAAGCTGCCTTGGGGGCAGACCGGCGGTCATGCCGACACAACGGAGGCCATCGAACGTACCCTGGCCCTGGCGGTTAGATATGCCTTGGACCCTGCCCGGCTGGCTGGCGCTATTACCGGCAATGCCGTCCTGACCCAGGCAGACGATACAGTGGTGTCCATGACCGTGGCTTATGGTGCGGTGCTGGGGCAGTTGGTGCAGGGGCATGCCCTGGATGCCCGTCTGTCGGGCAGGTTGATGAAGTTGGTACATAGTGGGGCGCTCCCCTTCCACGCCGTTACCGGAGACAATCTGCAACCTCCCCGCCCCGGCGACCCGGACCCGCCCCGGATCGGGAGGTTCGCTTCTCCCGATGCCCTGCTGACCCCGTCTTATATGGCCGCCGCTGCTGTAGACCCTGATATCCGCATCGAACCGGCTTGGAAGGTGTCCATCGTCTACGGGATGCCCTGCGCGATCTACCACCAGTTACCGGCGGCTTATTACCTGGCAGCCCGTTTCCGCGACGATTTCGAATCCGCCCTGCTGCATGCCGTCAACGGGGGCGGGCAGAACCAGGCGCGGGCGATCCTGACCGGCGCCTTGGTAGGCGCCCTGGTTGGCCTTTCCCGAATACCGCAACGTTTCCTGGACGGCCTGGAGGGCTCCGCCGCCCTGTGTCGCCTGGCGGCGGAACTGGCGGCGAGCATCGATAAAACATAA
- a CDS encoding tRNA-uridine aminocarboxypropyltransferase, whose amino-acid sequence MGGVSDASVPPWGHEMKFTLLTHFKEFEKPSNTGRLVLDVLGDAAVQVRWDRLNPPAGFVEEIEAGGVALVYPGAPDESDDDLTGINHFVIIDGTWHEARKIHQRSPYLLKLRRVCLKPAGKSLYNLRKNQKEACLCTAECVIEILRATGRIGDAERLMERFLAFIRPPGIMRGAVPGH is encoded by the coding sequence ATGGGAGGCGTTAGCGACGCCTCTGTGCCTCCATGGGGACATGAGATGAAATTCACCCTCCTGACCCATTTCAAGGAGTTCGAAAAACCGTCCAATACCGGCCGATTGGTGCTGGACGTCTTGGGAGATGCGGCCGTGCAGGTCCGTTGGGACCGGCTGAACCCGCCCGCCGGATTTGTGGAGGAGATTGAGGCGGGTGGCGTGGCGCTGGTCTATCCCGGCGCACCTGATGAGAGTGACGACGATCTGACCGGCATCAACCATTTCGTCATTATTGACGGCACCTGGCACGAGGCCCGCAAGATCCACCAGAGAAGCCCCTATCTCCTGAAGCTCCGCAGGGTCTGCCTCAAGCCTGCCGGGAAGTCCCTCTACAACCTCAGGAAAAATCAGAAGGAGGCCTGCCTCTGTACCGCGGAGTGCGTGATAGAAATTTTGCGCGCTACGGGGAGAATCGGGGATGCGGAGCGGTTGATGGAGCGTTTTCTTGCATTCATCAGGCCGCCCGGCATCATGCGGGGAGCGGTTCCGGGGCATTGA